In a genomic window of Allomeiothermus silvanus DSM 9946:
- a CDS encoding ammonia-forming cytochrome c nitrite reductase subunit c552 translates to MARRWIWVSAVVAVFALLGTIGILVLLNNINTRKAEARETVFRVADITEDTTDPEVWGKNFPLQYDSYKRTVDTVRTRYGGSEAIQRLDQDPRLRVLWNGYPFAVDFREDRGHAYMLVDQRETERVKQFKQPGACLNCHASVVTAFREAGVKAGIPKDDAHFMEAIFKGFEEINKMPYAEATQLVEHPVSCIDCHDPKTMSIRVTRPAFINGIRALAKSDDPVPHLPSLERWRQGDRKKEYDPNTDATRQEMRSMVCGQCHVEYHFAPPDKTLTFPWHNGLKVEQIEQHYKDVNWKDWTHKDSGADVLKAQHPEFEMWSQGIHARSGVACADCHMPYQRVGAVKVSNHHVRSPMLNVAQACQTCHNYPEEEIKARVETIQGRTKKLMDSAEDAVVDLIRAIQAAQAAGASDEALKKARELQRSAQWRTDYVNAENSLGFHAPQEAARILGEAIDFARQGQLEAVKAQQAAKPATQR, encoded by the coding sequence ATGGCGAGACGATGGATCTGGGTCAGCGCAGTGGTCGCGGTTTTTGCCCTGCTGGGCACGATCGGGATATTGGTGCTTCTGAACAACATCAACACCCGCAAGGCTGAAGCCCGCGAGACGGTGTTCCGCGTGGCCGACATCACCGAGGACACCACCGACCCCGAGGTCTGGGGCAAGAACTTCCCCCTGCAGTACGACTCCTACAAGCGCACCGTGGACACCGTGCGCACGCGCTACGGCGGTTCGGAGGCCATCCAGCGGCTCGACCAGGACCCCCGGCTGCGGGTCCTGTGGAACGGCTACCCCTTCGCGGTGGACTTCCGCGAGGACCGGGGCCACGCCTACATGCTCGTCGACCAGCGCGAGACCGAGCGGGTCAAGCAGTTCAAGCAGCCCGGCGCCTGCCTCAACTGCCACGCCAGCGTGGTCACCGCCTTCCGCGAGGCGGGGGTGAAGGCGGGCATCCCCAAAGACGACGCGCACTTCATGGAGGCCATCTTCAAGGGCTTCGAGGAGATCAACAAGATGCCCTACGCCGAGGCCACCCAGCTCGTCGAGCACCCGGTGAGCTGCATCGACTGCCACGACCCCAAGACCATGTCCATCCGCGTGACCCGCCCGGCCTTCATCAACGGCATCCGGGCGCTGGCGAAGTCCGACGACCCCGTGCCCCACCTGCCCAGCCTCGAGCGCTGGCGCCAGGGCGACCGCAAGAAGGAGTACGACCCCAACACCGACGCCACGCGCCAGGAGATGCGCTCGATGGTCTGCGGGCAGTGCCACGTGGAGTACCATTTCGCCCCGCCCGACAAGACCCTCACCTTCCCCTGGCACAACGGGCTCAAGGTCGAGCAGATCGAGCAGCACTACAAGGACGTGAACTGGAAGGACTGGACCCACAAGGACTCCGGCGCCGACGTGCTCAAGGCCCAGCACCCCGAGTTCGAGATGTGGTCGCAGGGCATCCACGCGCGCTCGGGCGTGGCCTGCGCCGACTGCCACATGCCCTACCAGCGGGTAGGCGCGGTCAAGGTCTCCAACCACCACGTGCGCAGCCCCATGCTGAACGTGGCCCAGGCCTGCCAGACCTGCCACAACTACCCCGAGGAAGAGATCAAGGCCCGCGTCGAGACCATCCAGGGCCGCACCAAGAAGCTCATGGACTCCGCGGAGGACGCGGTGGTGGACCTGATCCGGGCCATCCAGGCCGCGCAGGCTGCCGGGGCCTCGGATGAAGCGCTGAAAAAGGCCCGCGAGCTCCAGCGCTCGGCCCAGTGGCGCACCGACTACGTCAACGCCGAGAACTCGCTGGGCTTCCACGCGCCGCAGGAGGCCGCCCGCATCCTGGGCGAGGCCATCGACTTCGCGCGGCAGGGGCAGCTCGAGGCCGTCAAAGCTCAGCAGGCCGCGAAACCTGCCACCCAGCGCTAA
- the nrfH gene encoding cytochrome c nitrite reductase small subunit: MRQGWSRLSQWLRRGGIVVVAAGMMGVLGGAGLYTAQHAEALSYLSNDPKACANCHIMREVYDGWQKASHHHVAVCVDCHLPHDFIGKYLTKVEHGWNHSRAFTMQDFHEPIQIGRRSAAVVEHNCVQCHQGLIGGVLQAQTAFQDAHAGFRSAGDGSFGCVHCHRGVGHGE, encoded by the coding sequence ATGCGGCAGGGTTGGTCCAGGCTATCGCAGTGGCTCAGGCGCGGGGGCATCGTCGTGGTGGCCGCGGGGATGATGGGCGTCTTGGGCGGGGCCGGGCTGTACACCGCCCAGCACGCCGAAGCCCTCTCCTACCTCTCCAACGACCCCAAAGCTTGCGCCAACTGCCACATCATGCGCGAGGTCTACGACGGCTGGCAGAAGGCGAGCCACCACCACGTGGCGGTGTGCGTGGACTGCCACCTGCCCCACGACTTCATCGGCAAGTACCTCACCAAGGTCGAGCACGGGTGGAACCACTCGAGGGCCTTCACCATGCAGGACTTCCACGAGCCCATCCAGATCGGGCGGCGCAGCGCGGCGGTGGTGGAGCACAACTGCGTGCAGTGCCACCAGGGGCTCATCGGCGGGGTCTTACAGGCCCAGACCGCTTTTCAGGACGCCCATGCCGGCTTCCGGTCGGCGGGCGACGGCTCATTCGGCTGCGTGCACTGCCACCGGGGCGTGGGGCACGGCGAGTAA
- a CDS encoding glycosyltransferase family 4 protein has protein sequence MAEVAFLTDAPRVAGSETWLLAYLPLLKHYGLEPTLYLSNRPSLDIYAQRLTEAGVALRRYERPAEVMPALCTARLRVVQAWQPHTYSWAFGHLPRPNVSVIHDQLEYHYPYGLRQLFRLGYRLSKAHALRNADAVITVSQWGEKYLRHLGLTKVFSVPNGVDVERFKPCPKRRPELRTGFGFRRFTVLVPGRMSPEKNPLASLSAARFSPDLDFVFVGDDDSSTGHVIKRLARQWKLGNVQFWGKRWDMPELYQAADAVLQPTLAENQSLVTLEAMASGLPVVSSPIPAQAELIRDGVEGLLVPPYPKALAKALGILASNPQKSGALGCAARARVLERHTLQHSVSRLAQVLLGLLEGAR, from the coding sequence ATGGCTGAAGTTGCCTTTCTGACCGATGCGCCCCGAGTTGCTGGTAGCGAAACCTGGCTATTGGCTTATCTGCCTCTTTTAAAGCATTACGGACTCGAGCCTACACTCTATCTGAGCAACCGCCCCAGCCTCGATATATATGCCCAGCGGCTAACCGAAGCCGGGGTAGCACTACGGCGGTACGAGAGGCCAGCCGAAGTCATGCCCGCTTTGTGTACAGCCCGCCTGCGGGTAGTGCAGGCTTGGCAACCCCACACCTATAGCTGGGCATTCGGTCACCTTCCCCGCCCCAACGTCTCGGTGATTCACGACCAGCTCGAGTACCACTATCCCTATGGTCTACGCCAATTGTTCCGTTTAGGCTACCGGCTAAGCAAAGCCCACGCCCTACGCAATGCCGATGCCGTGATTACGGTGTCCCAGTGGGGAGAAAAATACTTAAGGCATCTGGGACTAACCAAGGTATTTTCGGTGCCCAATGGAGTGGATGTCGAGCGCTTCAAGCCCTGCCCTAAGCGGCGGCCTGAGCTACGCACAGGCTTCGGATTTCGGCGCTTCACGGTGCTAGTCCCAGGACGCATGTCGCCCGAGAAAAACCCCTTGGCTTCTTTGTCTGCTGCCCGATTTTCTCCAGATCTAGATTTCGTTTTCGTAGGAGATGACGACTCGAGCACCGGGCATGTGATCAAACGGCTCGCCCGGCAGTGGAAACTAGGGAACGTTCAGTTTTGGGGTAAACGATGGGACATGCCCGAGTTGTACCAAGCGGCAGATGCGGTGCTACAGCCCACGTTGGCCGAAAACCAATCGTTAGTTACCCTCGAAGCCATGGCCAGCGGGTTACCGGTGGTCTCGAGCCCTATTCCTGCTCAGGCTGAACTCATTCGAGACGGCGTAGAAGGCTTGTTGGTGCCTCCTTATCCCAAAGCCTTAGCGAAGGCGCTGGGGATCCTGGCCAGCAATCCTCAAAAGTCCGGTGCCCTAGGGTGTGCTGCTCGGGCCCGGGTACTTGAGCGGCACACTCTACAGCACAGCGTTTCCAGGCTGGCACAGGTATTGCTGGGCCTGCTAGAGGGGGCTCGCTGA
- a CDS encoding lipid-A-disaccharide synthase-related protein — protein MLLLISNGNAEDIIGSHLLRFLQVPARALPLVGRGLAYEQVGAEVIGPRQEMPSGGFPFGSLHNLIADLRSGFISQNLKQWKAAFRGSRECKAIVAIGDAYTLLIGVAFGRGLPLFHINPLVSAYYLEGQSLWQRFTRLNEWGAEDFLWYERWAQRHARAVYVRDRASELRLRGLGISHAHFYGSFAMDILPPPQKQLEGILDGRPVIALLPGSRGDVTFSLPRMLEATLYLNELQPLVAWPLGLEGIRVPEGWTLTPQGDEIAIAHKGHHRVFLLRGYFSEILHHAKVALGTAGTANEQAAGLGIPVVGFPTSGPQFTLGFAQRQRRLLGPALTLAKPDPAEIARTVKQVLEVERYTLASAAGKERIGAPGALPRIATDIQEALNG, from the coding sequence ATGCTGCTACTCATCTCTAACGGTAACGCAGAGGACATCATCGGTAGCCATCTACTGCGTTTTCTCCAGGTACCCGCGCGGGCTTTACCGCTAGTGGGACGGGGGCTAGCCTATGAGCAGGTCGGAGCCGAGGTTATCGGTCCCCGGCAGGAAATGCCGTCAGGAGGATTTCCCTTCGGCAGCCTCCACAATCTCATCGCTGATCTGCGAAGCGGGTTCATCAGCCAGAACCTCAAGCAATGGAAAGCGGCTTTTAGAGGTAGCAGAGAGTGCAAGGCGATAGTAGCGATAGGAGATGCCTATACCCTGCTCATCGGGGTAGCTTTTGGGCGGGGTCTTCCTCTATTTCACATCAATCCTCTGGTTTCGGCTTACTACCTGGAAGGCCAATCCCTGTGGCAACGATTCACCCGGCTCAACGAGTGGGGAGCTGAGGACTTTTTATGGTACGAACGTTGGGCACAGCGCCATGCCCGAGCAGTCTATGTACGAGACCGAGCCAGCGAATTAAGGTTACGGGGGTTGGGAATATCTCACGCTCATTTTTACGGTAGCTTCGCCATGGACATCCTGCCCCCACCGCAAAAGCAGCTCGAGGGAATCCTCGACGGCAGGCCGGTCATTGCGCTGTTACCCGGTTCCAGAGGCGATGTCACCTTTAGCCTACCCCGCATGCTGGAAGCGACCCTATATCTGAACGAGTTGCAACCTCTGGTGGCTTGGCCCTTAGGGCTCGAGGGAATCCGGGTACCAGAGGGCTGGACCCTTACTCCCCAGGGAGATGAAATAGCGATCGCGCACAAAGGACATCATCGGGTCTTTCTGCTGCGAGGCTATTTCTCGGAGATCTTACACCATGCCAAAGTTGCCCTTGGTACCGCAGGGACCGCCAATGAGCAAGCCGCCGGGCTTGGCATCCCGGTAGTGGGGTTCCCAACCTCTGGGCCTCAGTTCACTCTGGGTTTTGCCCAGCGACAGCGTCGGCTACTCGGCCCTGCCCTTACCCTGGCGAAACCCGATCCCGCCGAGATTGCACGGACTGTTAAGCAGGTACTCGAGGTGGAGCGCTATACGTTAGCCTCGGCAGCAGGTAAAGAACGCATCGGGGCCCCAGGAGCCCTCCCCCGCATCGCCACAGATATCCAAGAGGCTCTTAATGGCTGA
- the mfd gene encoding transcription-repair coupling factor: MALTKDQILNHYLPGLPQVARARLFAQTEPPAILLVPEHRLDFYRNLEPFGVGVYVNPGLEAWGEAGWVVFDYREALQAFPQDPSAWRLVLEVGRRYLREDLLERLTRMGYLRESEEGEAGFAVRGEIVEIGEVRLEFFGDELEAIKVAGEHKRRFVLGAKPGKAEAWDSHKIRHFPGPVFLDMPSLAPGELWQHLEGRDLVTFGLGGPELPKLDLGYQALPPYRARIAQFVEEVRRWTEQDYGVVLFYKHAKGRAYLESKLQGINLRKSGRFECKPGWITLVPGGFEGAYLDPEAKAVCLTEPHLYAFGSGQAGPSRRIVTGETGDPSALAPGDYLIHPEHGIGQFVGLEPREILGVKRDYLILQYAGEARLYLPVEQLPLLKRHPGTTDDPPRLSSLGKGEWKKAREKAQKDAEELAARMLVLHAKRQATPGRAWAPIPEWDSLIEKNFPYALTPDQEKSLEDTFRDLEAPRPMDRLISGDVGFGKTEVALRAAHRVVGHGAQVALLVPTTLLAEQHTQTFKSRFEGLPVRVEGLSRFTSELDEQRILRDLEAGAVDIVIGTHRLLSGDLRFKDLGLLIIDEEHRFGVAQKERIREIAETVDTLYLSATPIPRTLYSALVGLKDLSSIQTPPPGRKPIQTVLAPYDPSLVREAILSEMERGGKVFYVHDRVATIQARQRYLENIAPEARIGVVHGQMPEGDIEEVMLAFAEGAFDVLLATTIIESGLDIPEANTIVIERADRLGLAALYQLRGRVGRRDQEAYAYFFHPPRLTEAAERRLSAIADLSDLGSGHLLAEKDMEIRGVGNLLGPEQHGHIRAVSLEIYTELLAEAIAKLKGEKTEPEKHVTLDLAVSARLTPEYIPSAAARSRYYGRLAEAKRLAQVARIAGELRERYGEPPVEVENFLALTRLRLLAEAKGVVSITEDLTWLQLVFERWPLDYDSKALRALPYRIELTQYPPGFRIAKKGLSQEQYSQAVSDLLYLVD; encoded by the coding sequence ATGGCGCTGACCAAAGACCAAATCCTCAACCATTACCTGCCGGGCCTGCCCCAGGTGGCTCGAGCCCGGCTCTTCGCCCAAACCGAGCCTCCGGCAATCCTGCTCGTTCCTGAGCACCGTCTTGACTTTTACCGCAACCTCGAGCCCTTCGGCGTAGGGGTCTACGTCAACCCTGGTCTGGAGGCCTGGGGGGAGGCCGGGTGGGTGGTGTTCGATTACAGGGAGGCCCTTCAGGCTTTCCCTCAAGACCCTTCGGCTTGGCGGCTGGTGCTCGAGGTGGGGCGGCGCTACCTGCGTGAGGACTTGCTGGAGCGGCTCACCCGCATGGGCTATCTGCGCGAATCCGAGGAGGGGGAAGCGGGTTTTGCGGTACGCGGGGAGATCGTAGAGATCGGTGAGGTCCGCCTGGAGTTTTTTGGGGATGAACTCGAGGCCATCAAAGTGGCCGGGGAGCACAAACGGCGCTTTGTCCTGGGAGCCAAGCCGGGCAAGGCCGAAGCATGGGATTCGCACAAGATTCGTCACTTCCCTGGCCCGGTCTTCCTCGACATGCCCTCGCTGGCGCCGGGCGAACTATGGCAGCACCTCGAGGGCCGCGACCTGGTGACCTTCGGGTTGGGTGGGCCGGAGCTGCCTAAGCTCGACCTTGGCTACCAGGCCTTGCCTCCTTACCGAGCGCGTATTGCGCAGTTTGTGGAGGAGGTGCGGCGTTGGACCGAGCAGGACTATGGAGTGGTTCTGTTTTACAAGCATGCCAAAGGCCGCGCCTACCTCGAGAGCAAGCTACAGGGGATAAATCTGCGGAAGTCGGGTCGGTTTGAATGCAAGCCCGGCTGGATTACTTTGGTTCCTGGTGGGTTTGAAGGGGCCTACCTCGACCCGGAGGCGAAAGCCGTTTGCCTCACTGAGCCGCATCTGTATGCGTTTGGTTCAGGGCAAGCTGGCCCGAGCCGAAGGATCGTAACAGGGGAGACGGGTGACCCTTCGGCGCTGGCGCCGGGGGACTACCTGATCCACCCCGAACACGGGATCGGGCAGTTCGTGGGCCTCGAGCCTCGCGAGATTCTTGGCGTAAAGCGCGATTACCTGATCCTCCAGTACGCGGGGGAGGCACGTTTATACCTCCCAGTAGAGCAGCTACCGCTGCTCAAGCGCCACCCTGGTACTACCGATGATCCTCCTAGGCTTTCTAGCTTGGGCAAGGGGGAGTGGAAGAAAGCCCGGGAGAAAGCCCAAAAAGACGCCGAAGAGCTAGCCGCACGGATGCTGGTACTGCATGCCAAGCGTCAGGCTACGCCGGGGCGGGCCTGGGCGCCTATACCGGAGTGGGATTCGCTCATAGAGAAAAACTTTCCCTACGCCCTTACGCCTGATCAGGAGAAATCGCTGGAGGACACTTTTCGCGACCTGGAAGCTCCTCGCCCGATGGATCGCCTCATCTCCGGGGACGTGGGCTTCGGCAAGACCGAGGTCGCCCTCCGCGCCGCCCACCGGGTGGTGGGGCACGGGGCGCAGGTGGCGCTGCTGGTGCCTACTACGCTGCTGGCCGAGCAGCACACCCAAACCTTCAAGAGCCGCTTCGAAGGTCTCCCGGTGCGGGTAGAGGGGCTCTCCCGCTTCACCTCCGAGCTCGATGAGCAACGTATTCTGCGGGACCTCGAGGCGGGTGCGGTAGATATCGTCATCGGCACCCACCGCCTGCTCTCCGGAGACCTCCGGTTCAAGGATCTGGGGCTTCTCATCATAGATGAGGAGCACCGCTTCGGGGTGGCCCAGAAGGAGCGCATCCGCGAGATAGCCGAGACGGTGGACACCCTCTACCTCTCCGCCACCCCTATTCCCCGCACCCTCTATAGCGCCCTAGTAGGGCTCAAGGACCTCTCGAGTATCCAGACTCCGCCCCCAGGGCGTAAACCCATACAGACCGTACTTGCTCCTTACGATCCCAGCCTAGTGCGCGAGGCCATCTTGAGTGAGATGGAGCGGGGCGGCAAGGTCTTTTACGTTCATGATCGGGTGGCTACCATCCAGGCCCGGCAACGTTATCTGGAGAACATTGCCCCCGAAGCCCGCATCGGCGTCGTCCATGGGCAGATGCCCGAAGGGGATATCGAGGAGGTGATGCTGGCCTTCGCCGAGGGTGCTTTCGACGTGCTGTTGGCTACCACCATCATCGAAAGCGGCCTGGACATCCCCGAGGCCAACACCATCGTCATCGAGCGGGCTGACCGGTTGGGGCTGGCCGCGCTGTATCAGCTCCGGGGCCGGGTGGGCCGCCGTGACCAGGAGGCTTACGCTTACTTTTTTCACCCTCCCCGCCTCACCGAGGCCGCCGAGCGCCGCCTCTCGGCCATCGCTGACCTCTCCGATCTGGGCTCAGGCCACCTGCTGGCCGAGAAAGATATGGAGATCCGCGGGGTGGGCAACCTGCTAGGCCCCGAGCAGCACGGGCATATTCGGGCGGTGAGCCTGGAGATTTACACTGAGCTACTCGCAGAGGCTATCGCCAAACTCAAAGGGGAAAAAACCGAGCCAGAAAAGCACGTCACCCTGGATCTGGCGGTTTCGGCCCGGCTCACCCCCGAGTACATCCCCTCTGCCGCGGCCCGCAGCCGTTACTACGGCAGATTGGCCGAGGCCAAGCGACTTGCCCAGGTTGCGCGCATTGCGGGGGAACTCCGCGAGCGCTACGGCGAACCCCCCGTAGAGGTGGAAAACTTCCTGGCCCTTACCCGCTTGCGCCTCCTGGCCGAGGCCAAGGGGGTGGTCTCCATCACCGAAGACCTCACCTGGCTGCAACTGGTTTTTGAGCGCTGGCCCCTCGACTACGATTCAAAAGCGCTGCGGGCCTTGCCCTACCGCATTGAACTTACCCAGTATCCGCCTGGATTCCGCATCGCTAAGAAGGGCTTAAGCCAGGAGCAGTACTCCCAGGCAGTGAGTGATCTGCTCTATTTGGTGGATTAA
- a CDS encoding acetate/propionate family kinase — protein sequence MSLILVLNCGSSSLKFALLEPSNQSTVLSGLAEKLFEDEPRLIVTDGEGKQAGPLPGQGHAVVMRGILEALRSRGLLEQVSSVGHRVVHGGERFRQATRITPEVVAQIEACVPLAPLHNPANLEGIRGAMEAFPGLPHVAVFDTAFHQTMPPHAYRYALPEVLYREHGVRRYGFHGTSHQYVTRRAAELLGIPLEHSAFVSAHLGNGCSITAVKGGRSVDTSMGLTPLEGLVMGTRSGDVDPGIHAFLAENLGLSLREVTEVLNKGSGLLGLSGLSNDMRELERAAAEGHAGARLALEVVAHPHAGVRGVWVREGEPLPGWGETDGWEKITSTILR from the coding sequence ATGAGCCTGATTCTGGTGCTGAATTGCGGGAGTTCTTCGCTCAAGTTCGCGCTGCTCGAGCCCTCCAACCAGAGCACGGTGCTCAGCGGGCTGGCGGAGAAGCTCTTCGAGGACGAGCCCCGGCTGATCGTCACGGACGGCGAGGGCAAGCAGGCGGGCCCGCTGCCGGGGCAGGGGCACGCGGTGGTGATGCGGGGGATCCTCGAGGCCTTGCGGAGCCGGGGGTTGCTCGAGCAAGTCTCGAGCGTGGGGCACCGGGTGGTGCACGGGGGGGAGCGCTTCCGGCAGGCCACGCGCATCACGCCGGAGGTGGTCGCGCAGATCGAGGCGTGTGTGCCGCTGGCGCCGCTGCACAACCCGGCCAACCTCGAGGGCATCCGGGGGGCGATGGAGGCCTTCCCCGGCCTGCCCCACGTCGCGGTCTTCGACACGGCCTTCCACCAGACCATGCCGCCGCACGCCTACCGCTACGCGCTGCCCGAGGTGCTCTACCGCGAGCACGGGGTGCGGCGCTACGGCTTCCACGGCACCAGCCACCAGTACGTGACCCGGCGGGCCGCCGAGTTGCTGGGAATTCCGCTGGAGCACAGCGCCTTCGTTAGCGCCCACCTGGGCAACGGCTGCTCGATCACGGCGGTGAAGGGGGGCCGGAGCGTGGACACCAGCATGGGGCTCACGCCGCTCGAGGGCCTGGTGATGGGCACCCGCTCGGGCGACGTGGACCCCGGCATCCACGCCTTCCTGGCCGAAAACCTGGGCCTGAGCCTGCGCGAGGTGACCGAGGTGCTCAACAAGGGGAGCGGCCTGCTGGGGCTCTCCGGCCTCTCCAACGACATGCGCGAGCTCGAGCGGGCCGCCGCCGAGGGCCACGCGGGGGCCAGGCTGGCGCTGGAGGTGGTTGCCCATCCCCATGCGGGGGTGCGGGGGGTATGGGTGAGGGAGGGGGAGCCATTGCCTGGCTGGGGCGAAACCGACGGCTGGGAAAAGATTACGAGTACTATCCTGAGGTAA
- a CDS encoding IS982 family transposase, translating to MVFIAMRNHPRYQHSLEELFLRVFILVDDWLKANQERFRLPVQANQVASYSELFTIALVGELLAQPYESVWYWLVRQNHRGLFPRLPEYSRYHRIVRNAEPLWAELAQSLAAKEDEDWGIEVIDTKPLPIAKGKRWEWAKMPEASKGFSTMGMVWGFKLHAVVSLGGLFRRWAFVPAHAHESRVVEGLLGRATLGDRAYVGTGVYCPSRKNMKRQTFWPRALSRLRKRIETSFSSLVRSLHLHVGQVKTFWSLRARVNLKIAAHNLMHSGVLV from the coding sequence ATGGTCTTCATTGCTATGAGAAACCATCCCCGCTATCAGCATAGCCTGGAGGAACTGTTTTTGAGGGTCTTCATCCTGGTGGATGACTGGCTCAAAGCCAACCAGGAGCGCTTCAGGCTACCGGTGCAAGCCAACCAGGTGGCCAGCTACAGCGAGTTATTCACCATAGCCCTGGTAGGTGAACTGTTGGCCCAACCCTACGAGTCGGTGTGGTACTGGCTGGTGCGTCAGAATCATCGGGGCTTGTTCCCGCGACTACCCGAGTACAGCCGTTACCATCGGATCGTGCGCAATGCGGAGCCCCTATGGGCCGAGCTCGCTCAATCGCTAGCCGCCAAGGAGGATGAGGATTGGGGGATTGAGGTCATCGACACCAAGCCCCTCCCCATCGCCAAGGGTAAGCGTTGGGAATGGGCCAAGATGCCCGAGGCCAGCAAGGGCTTCAGCACCATGGGGATGGTCTGGGGCTTTAAGCTGCACGCGGTGGTGAGCCTGGGGGGGCTGTTCCGACGTTGGGCCTTTGTGCCTGCGCACGCGCACGAGAGCCGTGTGGTCGAGGGACTGCTTGGGAGGGCCACGCTAGGGGACAGGGCTTACGTAGGCACGGGGGTGTACTGTCCCAGCCGCAAGAACATGAAGCGCCAGACCTTCTGGCCCAGGGCTTTATCCAGGCTGCGTAAACGCATCGAGACCAGTTTCAGTTCCCTGGTCCGCTCGCTTCACCTGCACGTGGGGCAGGTCAAGACCTTCTGGTCTTTACGAGCCAGGGTCAACCTCAAAATCGCTGCCCACAACCTCATGCACTCAGGTGTGTTGGTCTGA
- a CDS encoding integrase core domain-containing protein: MQFTTVGREIWRGARQAQRLAEANASDPEVQERLRKLRLVKALRESKKSWKEIQDLVGISRATYHRWQKALKEKGLAGLKPRSRRPKHLRTKVHWTPGLLIRIETLRKENPTWGRWSIWLTLRKEGFQMSERTVGRILAYLEKHRRIESVAGYLARTQRGKLKRRVNRPYAKRKPRGYEARAPGDLVQVDTLTLTLGPGSMVKHFSAIDLHSRFVLAEVHSRATAKLSEGFLSLLLARAPFPIRAIQVDGGSEFMAEFEEACCALGIALFVLPPRSPKLNGHVERMQRTFKEEFYTRPLPTPLSELQAELDTYLDYYNRRRPHMALGGLAPLEFLAKMQEESVPQRVSNVLTDYILLISW, from the coding sequence GTGCAGTTTACCACCGTTGGCCGAGAGATATGGAGAGGCGCTAGACAAGCACAGAGGCTGGCCGAGGCCAACGCAAGCGACCCAGAGGTCCAGGAACGTCTGCGCAAGCTCCGACTGGTCAAAGCCCTGCGTGAAAGTAAAAAGAGCTGGAAGGAGATCCAGGACCTGGTCGGGATCAGCCGGGCCACCTACCACCGCTGGCAAAAAGCCCTAAAAGAAAAGGGCCTGGCTGGACTCAAACCCCGCTCCCGCCGCCCTAAGCACCTGCGCACAAAGGTCCACTGGACCCCAGGGCTGCTCATTAGAATAGAAACTCTCCGCAAGGAAAACCCCACCTGGGGACGCTGGTCCATCTGGCTTACCCTCCGCAAGGAGGGTTTCCAGATGAGCGAACGCACGGTGGGGCGCATCCTGGCCTACCTGGAGAAGCACCGACGTATCGAGAGCGTGGCCGGCTACCTGGCCCGGACTCAAAGAGGGAAGCTAAAGCGAAGGGTAAACCGGCCCTACGCCAAAAGGAAGCCCCGAGGATACGAGGCCAGGGCTCCTGGGGACCTGGTCCAGGTGGACACCCTCACCCTGACCTTAGGACCGGGAAGCATGGTCAAGCACTTCTCGGCGATTGACCTCCATAGCCGGTTTGTCCTGGCGGAGGTGCACAGCCGGGCCACGGCTAAGCTTTCTGAGGGGTTCTTGTCCTTGCTTCTGGCCAGGGCCCCTTTTCCCATCCGGGCCATCCAGGTGGATGGGGGCAGCGAGTTCATGGCCGAGTTTGAGGAGGCCTGCTGTGCTCTGGGGATTGCCTTGTTTGTGCTACCGCCGAGGAGTCCTAAACTCAATGGTCACGTGGAGCGGATGCAGCGGACCTTCAAGGAGGAGTTCTACACCCGGCCTTTGCCCACCCCGCTCAGCGAGCTGCAGGCAGAGCTGGATACCTACCTGGACTACTACAACCGCCGAAGGCCTCACATGGCCCTGGGGGGTCTTGCTCCGCTGGAGTTTTTGGCTAAGATGCAAGAGGAGTCGGTTCCTCAAAGAGTCTCAAATGTGTTGACCGATTACATTCTTTTGATAAGCTGGTAG